A genome region from Hevea brasiliensis isolate MT/VB/25A 57/8 chromosome 7, ASM3005281v1, whole genome shotgun sequence includes the following:
- the LOC131181359 gene encoding uncharacterized protein LOC131181359 — protein sequence MSVRVEANEEKEAKKGIEEKYVPPAPYKPPLPFPQRFQKAKIDKQFGKFLKVLKKLYINISFIDVISQMPSYDKFLKEILSNKRRLEDYEIVALTEKCSAILQNKLPPKLKDPRRFSTPCHIGETSIKRALCDLEASVSLMALSICEKLKVGDLKPTTISLQLTDRSIKYLVGILENVSLKVGKFFILVDFIVLEMEEDVRMPIILRRPFLATAGANIDVKNGKLKLTMEEEEIEFNLFQHSKEPAMMNSYYRVDVIEHDAKIEVTKLEENQAIPMQCNQHKVRKKKLASPSHLIKNETPKVKLKPPSKSLKRGNSSKVYKNIFQDMVGILNKAISIFTYNGKKLKYKFISVPIVKGGNIFQFQPP from the coding sequence atgagTGTGAGAGTGGAAGCAAATGAAGAAAAAGAAGCTAAAAAGGGAATTGAAGAGAAATATGTACCTCCTGCACCGTACAAGCCACCATTGCCCTTTCCTCAgaggtttcagaaagcaaaaATAGATAAGCAGTTTGGGAAATTCCTTAAAGTTttgaagaagttgtatatcaacatTTCATTCATAGATGTCATTtctcaaatgccttcttatgatAAGTTTTTAAAGGAGATTCTATCAAATAAAAGAAGGTTAGAAGATTATGAAATTGTTGCACTTACTGAGAAGTGCAGTGCTATATTGCAGAACAAGCTCCCACCTAAGCTGAAAGATCCTAGAAGGTTTTCCACACCATGTCACATTGGAGAAACAAGTATTAAGAGGGCATTATGTGACTTGGAGGCTAGTGTCAGCTTGATGGCACTTTCCATATGTGAGAAGTTGAAGGTTGGAGATCTAAAGCCCACAACTATTTCTTTACAGTTAACTGATAGATCTATAAAGTATCTAGTtgggattttagagaatgtgTCATTAAAAGTTGGGAAGTTTTTCATTTTAGTGGATTTTATTGTActagagatggaggaggatgtaagaATGCCTATTATACTTAGAAGGCCATTTTTAGCCACTGCAGGAGCTAATATAGATGTAAAGAATGGGAAATTGAAGTTGACGATGGAGGAAGAGGAAATAGAGTTTAATTTATTCCAACATTCCAAGGAACCAGCTATGATGAATTCTTATTATAGGGTAGATGTTATAGAGCATGATGCTAAAATTGAAGTTACTAAACTAGAGGAAAATCAAGCAATTCCAATGCAATGTAATCAGCATAAAGTGCGAAAGAAAAAGTTAGCTTCACCATCTCATTTGATTAAAAATGAAACTCCAAAAGTTAAGCTCAAGCCTCCAtctaaatcacttaaaagaggaAATTCATCTAAAGTTTATAAGAATATTTTTCAAGATATGGTTGGGATTCTAAACAAAGCAATAAGTATTTTCACATATAATGGGAAAAAGTTGAAGTATAAATTCATTTCAGTACCTATTGTAAAAGGAGGCAACATTTTCCAATTCCAACCACCGTGA